The Nomascus leucogenys isolate Asia chromosome 4, Asia_NLE_v1, whole genome shotgun sequence genome includes the window TGATGAAAGATTGGTTTAGaagggccaggcagaggcagggaagaaGCAGAAACTCCCCTCTTCTCAGGTGACAGTCACAAAATCTTACAAAGGGTCAAAGCTGGAACAACCCTccccttattaaaaaaaaattccatagcAAGTAACCAGCAGGACTGGAGCTCCTTCCAGTTTTTGAATCTCAAACACAGGTTTCCCCCACCAGAATGTCAAGCCCTGTGACCCaggggagaaaggaggggagaggatggGCTAGTAGCGAGAGAGGCGACACATGTCACACTGGCAGGCCCTGGCCGTGAAGATCTCGAGCTCCTCCCTCCGGCTCCCCACACACTGCAGCTGTACTTTGACCTGCGGGAGACGGGAGTCCGGGAGTCCGTGCTGCAGTCCCCTTTCTCAGGGCTGTCTTAGATCTCCATCTCCCCGGTCTTCCCCCGACCCCAACATCCATCCACTGGGTTCGGGCCCTTCTCACCTTCTTCAGGCCACTGATGGTGCAGCACTGAGAGATGGAGGTGACGTTGTGTCGGTAACCACTGGCCACCAGCACAGAGTACCGAGAAGGGAAGGCACTGGACTCACAGTGGCCCACACAGGCCTGTGCCACGTGGGAGCCCTGGCAGGTGCCTTGGCGGTCACTTCGCACTGTCACATTGAAGGCTAGAAGGAGATAGGCAAGCAGTAGACGGCGCCTCTGCCAAGGTTTGCCTCCCCCCAGCTCCTGTTGCCTGTGCCTCAGTGTGGGGCCCTCTAGGGTGCTGCCTGCCTCACCATCCACTCTATTAGCTCTTCGCTCCCACCCAGAACCTCCACTCCTCCTAGCCCTCCGGTCTCAGAGGTACTCACGGTGCAAGTGGCAGCCTGGGATGACTGCCTCCTGGCCCCAGGCTTCAGTGACTGCCAGGACCAGCAGACAGAGGACCAGGGTTTGAGGGGACTCCATAGGCATCTGAAACACAGTGGGGAGATGTCTCTACGTGGGTGTGCAGGTGGTATGGCGAGTTCTTTAAATACTGCATTCCAGGTGAGTGAGCCAGGGCTGGCTGGTCTGACAGGTGAGGTGTGCCTGAATGGTGCTGCCTTTTCCCTGTAtctgcctttgtgtgtgtgtgtgtgtgtgtatgggtgtgagTGTGAGCAGCTGTCTCTGGAAAGGACCTGTGTGTCAGCCCTCTGTGCAGTGATTCTCCCTTCCCTGGAATTTCCTTCACCATCTGGAGCGCAAACATCTTCCTCCCTCCATCTGCCCCATCTTGGCCTGCAGGGCCCTCGTCCACATTCCCAGACCCTCCCCagagctcctcctgcctcagcgagCTCACCACTTCCGAGGCCCAGGAACAGAGCGGCTTGCAGTTTTCCTGTGCCTCCTGCTGGTCTCCAGCTTGGTGCTGACTCTCCAGGCTTTTATTTGCCAGCATTTTGGAGCCACGCCCTCTTGGAGATCGGCTTTCAAAACAGCCTCCCCTGCCTGAAGCCTCAGAGCGATCCCACCTGGAGGATCTTGCTCTTTGAGGTGCGGTCCTCGGAGAGCAGCTCCTGCTGCTTTCTGCTTCTTTCTGTCCAAAAAGCTACCCACAGCCCAGG containing:
- the GPHA2 gene encoding glycoprotein hormone alpha-2, whose product is MPMESPQTLVLCLLVLAVTEAWGQEAVIPGCHLHPFNVTVRSDRQGTCQGSHVAQACVGHCESSAFPSRYSVLVASGYRHNVTSISQCCTISGLKKVKVQLQCVGSRREELEIFTARACQCDMCRLSRY